The Methanobrevibacter gottschalkii DSM 11977 genome includes a region encoding these proteins:
- a CDS encoding tocopherol cyclase family protein, whose protein sequence is MNKSDLKRDFYMLKGPLAKKGYDWWWHSLTAYDKETGEEKPFFIEYFVCNPELAEEEPTLGQLPENQKAGKKPSYCMIKAGTWGKNAKQIHNFYSMKYFECPDDELNIKVGDCSLTETHMSGFARVSEEESRDHPEYMSDAGDMMWDLDIDKQIAFNVGYGANGLFRKLNSFEMFWHAEGIKTQYSGTIWLDGREYEVIPEKSYGYADKNWGGDFTSPWLWISSCNLTSLKTGKKLNNSAFEAGGGRPKAFGISIPRKLLIGFYYEGKMYEYNFARFWNMVKIDFDFEEGEDVHTWHVNASNKDSKMELVLYCKREDMLLINYEAPTGKKLHNRLWNGGNGWGEIKLYKKDGTLIDHVKMENTGCEYGEYC, encoded by the coding sequence ATGAATAAAAGTGATTTGAAAAGAGATTTTTATATGCTCAAAGGGCCACTTGCCAAGAAAGGTTATGACTGGTGGTGGCATTCCTTAACCGCATATGATAAAGAAACTGGTGAAGAAAAACCTTTCTTCATTGAGTACTTTGTATGTAATCCAGAATTAGCTGAAGAGGAACCTACTCTTGGACAATTGCCTGAAAATCAAAAAGCCGGTAAAAAACCATCTTATTGTATGATCAAAGCAGGCACCTGGGGTAAAAATGCAAAGCAAATTCATAATTTTTACTCAATGAAATATTTTGAATGTCCGGATGATGAATTAAATATCAAAGTAGGGGATTGCAGCTTAACAGAAACTCATATGAGCGGATTTGCAAGAGTTAGTGAAGAAGAATCTCGTGATCATCCAGAATATATGAGTGATGCTGGAGATATGATGTGGGATTTAGACATTGATAAACAAATCGCTTTTAATGTTGGTTATGGTGCTAATGGTCTTTTCAGGAAATTAAATTCATTTGAAATGTTTTGGCATGCTGAAGGAATTAAAACTCAATATAGTGGAACAATCTGGCTTGATGGTAGGGAATATGAAGTGATTCCTGAAAAATCTTATGGTTATGCAGATAAAAACTGGGGAGGAGACTTCACATCACCTTGGCTTTGGATTTCCTCATGTAACTTAACTAGTCTTAAAACCGGTAAAAAATTAAATAATTCTGCTTTTGAAGCAGGTGGGGGAAGACCAAAAGCATTCGGAATTTCCATTCCTCGCAAATTATTAATCGGTTTTTACTACGAAGGTAAAATGTATGAATATAACTTTGCTAGATTCTGGAATATGGTTAAGATTGATTTTGACTTTGAAGAAGGTGAAGACGTACATACATGGCATGTAAATGCAAGTAACAAAGACTCTAAAATGGAATTGGTGCTTTATTGCAAACGTGAAGATATGTTGTTAATCAACTATGAGGCTCCAACAGGTAAAAAATTACACAATAGGTTATGGAATGGAGGAAATGGATGGGGTGAAATCAAATTATACAAAAAAGATGGAACTCTCATTGACCATGTAAAAATGGAAAATACCGGCTGTGAATACGGAGAGTATTGCTAA
- a CDS encoding diacylglycerol/polyprenol kinase family protein — MVFTDIIALIVVYIYVAIIFVVAEMVLKTRPEISRKFLHIMVGNMIFAMPFFANPWNMVWFLTLPITIALFFLTDYSPIKIENSVTESGHALGLFFYAGIWTILIAIFTIIAPASDSKLFLWIVALAIVPMVYGDGFAALIGQKFGKIKYTVFGGTKSLEGSLTMFVVTSVMGVFVWMVFYSIGCTMPEFNIVSILAISAVATACEAFSYGGIDNLTVPVITSILYFLVAIL, encoded by the coding sequence ATGGTATTCACAGACATCATTGCATTAATTGTGGTTTATATTTATGTAGCTATTATTTTTGTAGTGGCTGAAATGGTTTTAAAAACAAGACCTGAAATTTCACGTAAATTTTTGCATATCATGGTTGGTAACATGATATTTGCAATGCCATTTTTTGCAAATCCGTGGAACATGGTTTGGTTTTTAACACTGCCCATTACAATTGCATTATTCTTCTTAACTGACTACTCGCCAATTAAAATAGAAAACAGTGTAACTGAGTCTGGCCATGCATTGGGATTGTTTTTCTATGCTGGAATTTGGACAATATTAATTGCAATATTTACAATAATTGCTCCTGCTAGTGACTCTAAGTTATTCCTTTGGATTGTAGCATTAGCTATTGTCCCTATGGTATATGGTGATGGATTTGCAGCATTAATTGGTCAAAAATTCGGTAAAATTAAATATACAGTATTTGGAGGAACCAAATCTCTTGAAGGATCACTTACAATGTTCGTTGTTACCTCTGTAATGGGTGTATTTGTGTGGATGGTATTCTATTCAATCGGTTGTACAATGCCTGAATTTAATATTGTTAGTATCTTGGCAATTTCTGCAGTTGCAACAGCATGTGAAGCATTCAGTTACGGTGGAATTGATAATTTAACAGTTCCTGTAATCACTTCTATTTTATATTTCTTAGTGGCTATTTTATAG
- a CDS encoding LytTR family DNA-binding domain-containing protein — MKVNLFVSRDIEEPYADIHTDKLTDNITKAMLILENEDSNEILAVKNDSNIALLEFSEIFMFKVVNKQVTVYTQDHEYVIKKPLYQIEDVLTTDFLRISKTTIVNLRKIKKVAPSLKGMMFY, encoded by the coding sequence ATGAAGGTAAATTTATTTGTTTCAAGAGATATTGAAGAGCCATATGCAGATATTCACACTGATAAACTAACTGATAATATTACAAAAGCAATGTTAATTTTGGAAAATGAGGATTCAAATGAAATATTGGCTGTTAAAAATGATTCAAACATTGCACTTTTAGAATTTAGTGAAATTTTCATGTTTAAAGTTGTAAATAAGCAGGTTACTGTTTATACCCAAGATCATGAGTATGTAATTAAAAAGCCTTTATATCAAATTGAAGATGTATTAACAACTGATTTTCTCCGCATTTCCAAAACAACAATTGTAAATTTAAGAAAGATAAAGAAAGTAGCTCCTTCACTTAAAGGAATGATGTTTTATTGA
- a CDS encoding DUF3021 domain-containing protein: MKVKLIEKFALGAFVGCFIVMCVMVLISLYQGPQNIRFSGIDIINSFFGSIVAGWGFTFSGFIYDKEDLPLTFQVIIQMGVGMTILLLIAIYLKWMPINLGIGPIVTWIAIACIFAIIFWFGFYIYYYLVARDLNNKLK; the protein is encoded by the coding sequence ATGAAAGTAAAATTAATTGAAAAATTTGCATTAGGTGCTTTTGTAGGTTGTTTTATTGTAATGTGTGTCATGGTTTTAATATCTCTTTATCAGGGTCCTCAGAATATTCGATTTAGCGGCATTGACATAATAAATTCATTTTTCGGGTCAATCGTTGCAGGTTGGGGATTTACTTTTTCAGGATTTATTTATGATAAAGAAGATTTGCCTTTAACATTTCAAGTTATCATTCAGATGGGTGTCGGCATGACAATATTGCTATTAATTGCAATTTATCTTAAATGGATGCCGATTAATTTGGGTATCGGTCCAATAGTAACTTGGATTGCAATAGCTTGTATATTTGCCATTATTTTCTGGTTTGGTTTTTATATTTATTATTATTTAGTTGCACGTGACTTGAATAATAAATTGAAATAA
- a CDS encoding Ig-like domain-containing protein: MDNKKIFLSFILFILIAISVSAVSAVDADNATLAEDAIPTDADVVQTKVNNANSGDTITLEDKTYDFANQTVTIDGRDKITIRGTGNTIIKGHGGQNSKTGALFIVSESIGVTFKDITFIDTNPNNNFTYDGNVEGYGITFDGSGAENGVVDNCSFADFNTAVNVKSCNYVTVKNSKFSGGYATKLINDPTVNKEKGSKVVSAGGSLFLSVLNCTFDGPMLDAVSIYGGSGDAKIIGNTFKDNVYAIFFGGASTEGTFINDNTFIECGQFVKDANTTWGGYPVISIEKASDSVYMNNNTFYAVNNNKLIAAESANTAHGAPSTLGDINITNSNVNLANDNVVAGSVTFLHILSRTGDINPKAPITLTGNKYAKGVKAVVVWYNDWGVEDSENIVIPQAPEPTPAPVAVSTSISSANLAIYAGNSGKIKLTLKDANGVAVANKTVNIVIDGVAKTVTTDDNGIAILSVKYSNSGTHYATLAFTGDNDYTGSIKTVKISVLKKVTALTITKKTFKVKTKNKKVTTVLKSGKTVLKYKKVTLKVKGKTYTAKTNSKGIATFNIKIAKKGTFKALTKFAGDGAYKAASKYSYVYVR; the protein is encoded by the coding sequence ATGGATAATAAAAAGATATTTCTGTCTTTCATATTGTTTATTCTCATTGCAATTTCTGTAAGTGCAGTTTCTGCAGTGGATGCTGATAATGCTACTTTGGCTGAAGATGCAATTCCGACTGATGCGGATGTTGTTCAAACTAAAGTTAATAATGCAAATTCAGGAGATACTATTACATTGGAAGACAAAACATATGATTTTGCTAATCAAACTGTAACAATTGATGGTAGGGATAAAATCACCATTAGAGGTACTGGTAACACTATTATTAAAGGGCATGGTGGCCAAAATTCAAAAACAGGTGCTTTATTTATAGTATCTGAAAGTATTGGTGTAACTTTTAAGGATATTACTTTCATTGACACCAACCCAAATAATAATTTCACTTATGATGGTAATGTGGAAGGATATGGTATTACTTTTGATGGATCAGGTGCTGAAAATGGTGTTGTAGATAATTGTAGTTTTGCAGATTTTAATACTGCTGTTAATGTGAAATCTTGTAATTATGTAACTGTTAAAAACAGTAAATTCAGTGGTGGTTATGCTACTAAACTTATTAATGATCCAACTGTAAACAAAGAAAAGGGTTCTAAAGTTGTAAGTGCTGGTGGATCTTTATTCCTCAGTGTTTTAAATTGTACTTTTGATGGACCAATGCTCGATGCAGTATCTATCTATGGTGGTAGTGGAGATGCTAAAATAATTGGAAATACTTTCAAAGATAATGTATATGCTATTTTCTTTGGTGGTGCATCTACTGAAGGTACTTTCATTAATGATAATACTTTCATTGAATGTGGTCAATTTGTTAAAGATGCAAATACTACTTGGGGAGGATACCCTGTAATCAGTATAGAAAAAGCTTCTGATAGTGTTTACATGAATAATAATACTTTCTATGCAGTTAATAATAATAAATTAATTGCAGCTGAATCTGCTAATACTGCTCATGGCGCTCCAAGTACTTTAGGCGATATTAACATCACTAACTCTAATGTAAATCTTGCTAATGATAATGTTGTTGCTGGTTCTGTAACTTTCTTACATATTTTAAGTAGAACTGGAGACATCAATCCTAAAGCTCCTATTACTTTAACTGGAAATAAATATGCTAAAGGTGTTAAAGCTGTTGTTGTATGGTACAATGACTGGGGTGTTGAAGATTCAGAAAATATTGTGATTCCACAAGCTCCTGAACCAACTCCTGCTCCTGTTGCTGTTTCAACTTCTATTTCTTCTGCTAATTTAGCTATTTATGCTGGTAACTCCGGTAAGATTAAACTCACTTTAAAAGATGCAAATGGTGTTGCTGTTGCTAATAAAACTGTAAATATTGTAATTGATGGTGTTGCTAAAACTGTAACTACTGATGATAATGGTATTGCAATTTTATCTGTTAAATATTCTAATTCTGGAACTCATTATGCTACTTTAGCTTTCACTGGTGATAATGATTACACTGGATCTATTAAAACAGTTAAAATTAGCGTACTTAAAAAAGTCACTGCTTTAACCATTACTAAAAAAACATTTAAAGTTAAAACTAAAAATAAAAAAGTAACTACTGTTCTTAAATCTGGTAAAACAGTTCTTAAATACAAAAAGGTTACTTTAAAAGTTAAAGGTAAAACTTACACTGCAAAAACTAATTCCAAAGGTATTGCTACTTTTAATATTAAAATAGCTAAAAAAGGTACCTTTAAAGCATTAACTAAATTTGCTGGTGATGGTGCTTACAAAGCAGCAAGTAAATATAGTTATGTTTATGTAAGATAG
- a CDS encoding MotA/TolQ/ExbB proton channel family protein, producing the protein MIIQGTETLTSIIHIFSESLLTPVVVLLVVSGVIIILALGGLINEYISRKPISSNDLENLVRRISFSNNVDQMKSEITNSNLFNYQKEILIRIANNYDIGCDARKAFASELISAEETILIKKTNKTDILVRVGPSLGLLGTLIPLGPGLAALGTGDIATLAQSLTIAFDTTVTGLTIGALAFVVSKYKKQWYEAELIDVETLAETELEVINNW; encoded by the coding sequence ATGATTATTCAAGGAACTGAGACATTAACTTCGATTATTCATATATTTTCCGAAAGCTTATTAACACCTGTTGTTGTGTTACTTGTTGTTTCAGGAGTAATTATCATTCTTGCTTTGGGTGGTTTGATTAATGAGTATATTTCAAGAAAACCTATTAGTTCAAATGATTTAGAAAATTTAGTTAGGAGAATTTCATTTTCAAATAATGTGGATCAAATGAAAAGTGAAATCACTAATAGTAATTTATTTAATTATCAAAAAGAAATTTTAATTAGAATTGCTAATAATTATGATATTGGTTGTGATGCAAGAAAAGCATTTGCTAGTGAACTAATATCTGCAGAAGAAACAATATTAATAAAAAAAACGAATAAAACTGATATTTTAGTCCGTGTTGGTCCTAGTTTAGGTCTTTTAGGTACTTTAATTCCATTAGGCCCAGGTCTTGCAGCACTTGGAACGGGAGATATTGCAACTCTTGCTCAATCATTAACTATTGCTTTTGATACAACTGTAACTGGTTTAACTATTGGCGCATTAGCATTTGTAGTTTCAAAATATAAAAAGCAATGGTATGAGGCAGAATTAATAGATGTTGAAACTCTTGCAGAAACTGAATTAGAAGTTATCAATAATTGGTGA
- a CDS encoding DUF2149 domain-containing protein, whose product MLRKKRRISESVDDDPMGGLNNLSDAMLVLALGFLIFAIMALSVNPDMITEQTQTKEVSTANTFTQNYTDAGGLEDSGYSEVGKVYEDPSTGKLVMVSG is encoded by the coding sequence ATGCTTAGAAAAAAAAGAAGGATTTCAGAATCTGTTGATGATGATCCAATGGGTGGTTTAAATAATCTTTCAGATGCTATGCTTGTTTTAGCTTTAGGTTTTTTAATATTTGCAATCATGGCATTATCTGTTAATCCAGACATGATTACTGAGCAAACCCAAACAAAAGAAGTTTCAACAGCAAATACATTTACTCAAAATTATACTGATGCTGGTGGACTGGAAGATAGTGGATATAGTGAAGTTGGTAAAGTTTATGAGGATCCAAGTACTGGTAAACTGGTAATGGTATCAGGTTAA
- a CDS encoding DUF3795 domain-containing protein, which produces MKMPETLDSKLLAPCGINCISCEKYQNPCSGCLISNDGKSKASLKCKIKTCFDSKSFSYCGRCSEFPCPLMKKHSKKYVKRHDLNTLESAKRIKTTGIGRMMSQDHDEWLCPECGGVIKFQTKKCSECGIKKE; this is translated from the coding sequence ATGAAAATGCCAGAAACTTTAGATTCGAAATTACTAGCACCCTGCGGAATTAATTGCATTAGCTGTGAAAAATACCAAAATCCATGTTCCGGATGCTTAATAAGTAATGATGGGAAGAGCAAAGCTAGTTTGAAGTGCAAAATTAAAACTTGTTTTGATTCCAAAAGTTTTAGTTATTGCGGACGATGCAGTGAATTTCCATGTCCTCTAATGAAAAAACACTCAAAGAAATATGTTAAAAGGCATGATTTAAACACTCTTGAAAGTGCTAAAAGAATAAAAACCACCGGTATTGGACGCATGATGAGTCAGGATCATGATGAATGGTTATGTCCGGAGTGCGGCGGTGTTATTAAATTTCAAACTAAAAAATGTAGTGAATGTGGCATTAAAAAAGAATAG
- a CDS encoding J domain-containing protein — MSIIISPEFKKLKNRLSDLILIHHELLLQICPNIEREYLLKFGSLEYELYKKDVKLSMLKRKLQLIQIQISTEEEIDIELIDEILEEEFFKYKENIKKHMDELNGAMEEQHICLLSKKDTKRLKLIYKQCVLKLHPDLNPNLSNREKDLFIQITEAFKNGNLNALESLYYFVPNKKVEFESEIERLQELIECEEKEIAEIKEKYPYNKKELLLDDNEIYEYEVMLNNLITQFDDDIQRCMDEIDLI; from the coding sequence ATGTCAATTATTATTTCTCCTGAATTTAAGAAATTAAAAAACAGATTATCTGATTTAATATTGATACATCATGAACTTTTATTGCAGATTTGTCCAAATATTGAAAGAGAGTATCTTCTTAAGTTTGGTTCTCTTGAATATGAGCTTTATAAGAAAGACGTTAAATTATCAATGCTTAAGCGAAAACTTCAATTGATACAAATTCAAATTAGCACTGAAGAAGAAATTGATATTGAACTTATTGATGAAATATTGGAAGAGGAATTCTTTAAGTATAAGGAGAATATTAAAAAACACATGGATGAATTAAATGGTGCAATGGAAGAGCAACACATTTGTTTATTATCAAAAAAAGATACTAAAAGGCTTAAATTAATATATAAACAATGTGTTTTGAAACTGCATCCTGATTTAAATCCTAATTTATCTAATCGTGAAAAAGATTTATTTATTCAAATTACAGAAGCATTTAAAAATGGCAACTTGAATGCATTGGAATCTTTATATTACTTTGTTCCAAATAAAAAAGTAGAATTTGAATCTGAAATAGAACGTTTGCAGGAATTAATCGAATGTGAGGAAAAGGAGATAGCTGAGATTAAAGAAAAATATCCATATAATAAAAAAGAGTTGTTATTAGATGATAATGAAATTTATGAGTATGAAGTCATGCTTAATAATTTAATCACTCAATTTGATGATGATATTCAAAGATGTATGGATGAAATTGATTTGATTTAA
- a CDS encoding 50S ribosomal protein L15e: MYKYIRDAWKNPDESYVRELMWQRAPKWRRQKVVQRIDRPTRLDRARSLGYRAKKGFVLVRTRVRRGGRRKTRRFNGRKPKRMGVNKITQAKSLQRIAEERVAKKYPNLEVLNSYWVWADGKYKYFEVILVDPQSPSIVNDKKINWICSKKHTNRALRGLTSAGNKGRGIKSKGKGSEQARRRKL; this comes from the coding sequence ATGTATAAATATATTAGAGATGCATGGAAAAATCCGGATGAGTCTTACGTACGTGAACTCATGTGGCAAAGAGCTCCTAAATGGAGAAGACAAAAAGTAGTTCAAAGAATTGATAGGCCTACTAGACTCGACAGAGCTAGAAGCTTAGGTTACAGAGCTAAAAAAGGTTTCGTTTTAGTAAGAACCAGAGTAAGACGTGGTGGAAGAAGAAAAACTCGTCGTTTCAACGGTCGTAAACCTAAAAGAATGGGTGTAAACAAAATTACCCAAGCAAAATCTCTTCAAAGAATTGCTGAAGAACGTGTAGCTAAAAAATACCCTAACTTAGAAGTATTAAACTCTTACTGGGTATGGGCTGACGGAAAATATAAATATTTCGAAGTTATTTTAGTAGATCCACAAAGTCCTTCTATTGTCAACGATAAAAAAATCAATTGGATTTGTTCTAAAAAACACACTAATAGAGCTCTCAGAGGTTTAACTAGTGCTGGTAACAAAGGACGTGGAATTAAATCTAAAGGAAAAGGCTCAGAACAAGCTAGAAGAAGAAAATTATAA
- a CDS encoding RNA-binding protein, whose protein sequence is MIHNIKFRAFVYENESVDEISQAILNLLPEAEINVEEAEGLLEDRILILTGVVSKKRYTKTFFNKLLESADLDKLNNDLECKMDEKGNWFLRFDKTDALDEKLTILDKGDSIHLKIKIAAFPAKKQIAVDKVRKAISGCV, encoded by the coding sequence ATGATTCATAATATCAAATTTAGAGCTTTCGTTTATGAAAATGAAAGTGTTGATGAAATTTCTCAAGCTATTTTAAATTTACTTCCTGAAGCTGAAATTAATGTGGAGGAAGCTGAAGGGTTGCTGGAAGATAGGATTCTTATTTTAACTGGTGTCGTATCTAAAAAAAGATACACAAAGACTTTTTTTAACAAACTTTTAGAATCTGCTGATTTGGATAAGTTAAACAATGATTTAGAGTGTAAAATGGATGAAAAAGGAAATTGGTTTTTAAGATTTGATAAAACTGATGCTCTAGATGAAAAATTAACCATTTTAGATAAAGGCGATTCGATTCACTTAAAAATTAAAATTGCTGCTTTTCCAGCTAAAAAACAAATCGCAGTTGATAAAGTACGCAAAGCTATTTCAGGTTGTGTTTAA
- a CDS encoding Ig-like domain-containing protein translates to MEKQSKILIVLLIVFLICVGVFWFQFNNNVSTFMIVNETHVTENSSFSGMLVDSYGNGVANQTIAYHEPGGNVGTLTTDENGEFTVELAKYLSNSTSDNYYGDFKFSGNGKYQGCAYEGNVTVGI, encoded by the coding sequence ATGGAAAAACAAAGTAAAATTCTTATTGTTTTATTAATCGTTTTTTTAATATGTGTTGGTGTATTCTGGTTTCAGTTTAACAATAATGTTTCAACATTCATGATTGTCAATGAAACTCATGTAACTGAAAACAGTTCGTTTTCTGGGATGTTAGTCGATTCTTATGGCAATGGCGTAGCGAATCAAACAATTGCCTATCACGAACCTGGAGGGAATGTGGGAACTCTAACTACTGATGAAAATGGTGAGTTTACTGTTGAACTTGCCAAATATTTATCCAATTCAACAAGTGACAATTATTATGGTGATTTCAAATTCTCTGGAAATGGCAAATATCAGGGATGCGCATATGAAGGTAATGTTACTGTAGGAATTTAA
- a CDS encoding AAA family ATPase yields MTDLPWGNNQNLTDEEFYNRESELINIKNILHSTGQGHAPDLLLTGIRGVGKTVFLKKLKRELDGEYLVVYIDFSKSKCYQKNQMSIIGLMGHFFKELILESKNKGLNTLDKQIEKYFKSNDFKIREFIRLDKIPIPIFSKETNEEKLIDFALNLPEKIYDENQDKIKGVLIFIDEFQIIKELNNYKESFLWKIRSYIQNQRNIAYIFSGSMSLQDKLISEIASQNGAFGGRMISININPFEKETVRNYLSKKTPYIQFTDDGFDRFYKFTSGVPSYVNIFASLLPINEQLDDDAIKMYFDKKIQAISSHLINIWARLSFREQTIIITLLEKPLRRIDIANEFGISTGSLSNYLNNLQNQGLISLNNGLYEIAEPILKRWLELEFKEKGIYPYRNI; encoded by the coding sequence ATGACTGATTTGCCTTGGGGAAATAACCAGAATTTAACTGATGAAGAATTTTACAACAGAGAAAGCGAATTGATAAACATCAAAAATATCTTGCATTCAACTGGTCAGGGCCATGCCCCGGATTTATTATTAACAGGTATAAGGGGAGTAGGTAAAACAGTCTTTCTCAAAAAACTAAAAAGGGAACTTGATGGCGAATATTTGGTTGTATATATTGATTTTTCAAAATCCAAATGTTATCAAAAAAATCAGATGAGCATTATCGGATTGATGGGACATTTCTTCAAAGAATTGATTCTTGAATCAAAAAATAAAGGATTAAACACATTAGACAAGCAGATAGAAAAATATTTCAAATCCAATGATTTTAAAATCAGAGAGTTTATACGGCTTGACAAAATACCTATACCAATATTCTCAAAAGAAACAAACGAAGAAAAACTTATTGATTTTGCATTAAATCTGCCTGAAAAAATATATGATGAAAATCAAGATAAAATTAAAGGTGTTTTAATTTTCATTGACGAATTTCAAATTATAAAAGAACTAAACAATTACAAAGAATCGTTTTTATGGAAAATTAGAAGCTACATTCAAAACCAGAGAAACATAGCATACATATTTTCAGGGTCAATGAGCCTACAAGACAAACTAATATCAGAAATTGCAAGCCAAAACGGGGCATTTGGCGGAAGAATGATTTCAATTAACATAAACCCCTTTGAAAAAGAAACAGTCAGGAATTATTTATCCAAAAAAACCCCGTATATCCAATTCACTGATGACGGTTTTGATAGATTTTACAAATTCACCTCTGGAGTCCCGTCATATGTAAATATATTCGCATCACTGCTTCCGATAAACGAGCAACTGGATGATGATGCAATAAAAATGTATTTTGATAAAAAAATCCAAGCTATAAGTTCTCATTTAATAAATATATGGGCAAGATTATCTTTTAGAGAACAAACCATAATCATAACTCTACTTGAAAAACCGCTGAGAAGAATAGACATAGCAAATGAATTTGGAATATCCACAGGATCATTAAGCAATTATTTAAACAATCTTCAAAATCAAGGATTAATAAGTCTCAACAATGGTTTATACGAGATTGCTGAGCCTATTCTTAAAAGATGGTTGGAATTAGAATTTAAAGAAAAAGGAATTTATCCCTACAGAAATATATAA
- a CDS encoding carboxymuconolactone decarboxylase family protein — protein MKGEVFYGKGIRELEGEYPDLYELVTDINDTVWNGKVLDYKTQKLIAIGITASRADPRAIKKQIRSAIEVLGITKEEIVDVLRVVLLTSGMPAFSKSLQILNSVTAAIEEEKQEE, from the coding sequence ATGAAAGGTGAAGTATTTTATGGAAAAGGAATTAGAGAATTGGAAGGAGAATACCCTGATTTATATGAGTTAGTAACAGATATTAATGATACTGTTTGGAATGGTAAGGTATTGGATTATAAAACTCAAAAATTGATTGCAATCGGTATTACTGCTTCTCGTGCTGATCCTAGAGCTATTAAAAAACAAATTAGAAGTGCTATTGAAGTATTGGGAATTACCAAAGAGGAAATTGTGGATGTTTTAAGGGTTGTTTTATTAACATCTGGAATGCCGGCATTTTCCAAATCACTTCAAATATTAAACAGTGTTACAGCAGCTATTGAAGAAGAGAAACAAGAAGAATGA
- a CDS encoding CPBP family intramembrane glutamic endopeptidase: MNSNKKFFSRIGFNYLIYAVFSLVITMILANIIAYTSPEILNNINTSTTITAICNYILPLPVFIYLMGKLDSKKLEIHKINARTFLKYLCITFTLMWIGNIIGVIITTALSGAIQSDISNPIQDLINSTGIWLNIVLISIIGPVFEEFFFRKLLIDRTIKYGARTSIVLSAVMFGLFHGNLNQFFYSALIGGFFAYVYIKTGKITYTILLHMIINLLGSVVSLFLNSSVTNLITGTINPFDLIFVLLYLAILIITLIIGLTNLLNYKQAKFNGQKTEISLQKPLKTIFLNLGMFCFIIFFTIKMVLQVIN; encoded by the coding sequence ATGAATTCAAACAAAAAATTTTTCTCAAGAATAGGATTTAATTACTTAATTTATGCAGTATTTTCATTAGTAATTACAATGATTTTAGCAAATATTATTGCATATACAAGTCCAGAAATCCTTAATAATATAAATACATCAACAACAATAACAGCTATATGCAATTATATTTTACCATTACCCGTTTTCATATATTTAATGGGAAAATTAGATTCAAAAAAACTAGAAATCCATAAAATAAATGCTAGAACATTTTTAAAATATCTCTGCATTACATTTACATTGATGTGGATTGGGAATATTATCGGAGTTATAATAACTACCGCACTTAGCGGAGCTATTCAAAGCGACATATCAAATCCCATTCAGGACCTGATTAATTCAACTGGAATCTGGTTGAATATCGTGCTGATAAGTATTATCGGACCTGTTTTTGAAGAATTTTTCTTTAGAAAGCTATTGATTGACAGAACAATTAAATACGGTGCAAGAACTTCAATAGTTTTATCTGCAGTCATGTTTGGACTGTTCCATGGAAATTTAAATCAGTTCTTTTATTCTGCATTAATAGGTGGATTTTTTGCATATGTTTATATTAAAACCGGAAAGATAACTTATACAATACTATTACATATGATTATTAACCTACTGGGATCTGTTGTAAGTTTATTTTTAAACAGTAGTGTGACTAACCTCATCACCGGTACAATCAATCCATTTGATTTAATTTTTGTACTTTTGTACTTGGCAATACTTATAATTACATTAATAATTGGTTTAACTAACCTTTTAAATTATAAACAAGCAAAATTTAATGGACAAAAAACAGAAATATCATTACAGAAACCATTAAAAACAATATTCCTAAATCTAGGAATGTTCTGTTTTATAATATTTTTTACAATAAAAATGGTCTTGCAAGTGATAAATTAA